A genomic stretch from Achromobacter spanius includes:
- the clsB gene encoding cardiolipin synthase ClsB, giving the protein MKTEQVKLEWTDGNNIRLLQNGADFFPALCSAIDAAQVSVHLETYIFMVDRTGSQVLECLTAAARRGVKVRVVLDGFGSAMNVEHVRAMLLDAGAQCRIFRPEPRWFARFIPSRSRLRRLHRKVTIVDGRIAFIGGINVIDDYDDLDPTDGISAPRFDFAVQVEGPLVTEAAYAQDLLWVRLNWARLRRHPRDWSRMRLTKPHHAPVEPCGTLRAALVLRDNLRYRQTFERAYLYGITQARRDILIANAYFFPGRQFRRALAKAAARGVRVRLLLQGKVEYRMQYHATRSLYDQLLRDGIEIFEYMPGYLHAKVAVIDNVATVGSSNLDPFSLLLAREANVVVDSQPFAWDLQERLETAIREGGRFIRPLDYQRRGWLRRWVDAVSYTLLRIGVALTGSSDKY; this is encoded by the coding sequence GTGAAGACCGAGCAGGTCAAGCTGGAATGGACGGACGGCAACAACATCCGCTTGTTGCAGAACGGCGCCGACTTCTTCCCCGCGCTGTGTTCGGCCATCGACGCCGCGCAGGTCAGCGTGCATCTGGAAACCTATATTTTCATGGTGGATCGCACCGGCTCGCAGGTGCTGGAGTGCCTGACGGCGGCGGCGCGGCGCGGCGTGAAAGTGCGGGTGGTGCTGGATGGCTTCGGCAGCGCGATGAACGTCGAACACGTGCGCGCGATGCTGCTGGACGCAGGCGCCCAATGCCGCATCTTCCGGCCTGAACCGCGCTGGTTCGCTCGCTTTATTCCGTCGCGCAGCCGGCTGCGACGGCTGCATCGCAAGGTCACCATTGTGGATGGACGCATAGCGTTCATCGGCGGCATCAACGTCATCGACGATTACGATGATTTGGATCCCACGGACGGCATCTCCGCGCCGCGCTTTGATTTCGCGGTGCAAGTGGAAGGACCGCTCGTCACCGAAGCGGCCTATGCGCAGGACTTGCTGTGGGTGCGCTTGAACTGGGCGCGGTTGCGGCGCCATCCGCGCGACTGGAGCCGCATGCGGCTCACCAAGCCGCACCATGCGCCGGTTGAACCTTGCGGCACCTTGCGCGCGGCGCTGGTGCTGCGTGACAACCTGCGGTATCGCCAGACGTTCGAACGCGCGTATCTGTATGGCATCACGCAGGCGCGTCGCGATATCTTGATCGCCAACGCCTATTTCTTTCCGGGACGCCAATTCCGCCGCGCCCTGGCCAAAGCGGCGGCGCGCGGCGTGCGGGTGCGGCTGCTGCTGCAGGGTAAGGTCGAATACCGCATGCAGTACCACGCCACCCGTTCCCTGTACGACCAACTGCTGCGCGACGGCATCGAAATCTTCGAGTACATGCCGGGATACCTGCACGCCAAAGTTGCCGTCATTGATAACGTGGCCACGGTGGGCTCGTCCAACCTGGATCCCTTCAGTCTGCTGCTGGCGCGCGAGGCCAACGTGGTCGTCGACAGCCAGCCCTTTGCGTGGGACCTGCAAGAACGCCTGGAAACGGCCATCCGCGAAGGCGGCCGCTTCATCAGGCCCTTGGATTACCAGCGCCGGGGATGGTTGCGGCGCTGGGTGGACGCGGTGTCTTACACGCTGCTGCGTATAGGTGTCGCGTTGACGGGCTCGTCCGACAAATACTGA
- a CDS encoding endonuclease/exonuclease/phosphatase family protein, with the protein MSLIRVVSYNIHKGRSASGRLDSLNELRLGLYGLRPDLVFLQEVQGRNEQRSLLHAQHESLAAALRLDVAYGRNAIRHATDHGNALLSRFPILDHENLDISDHRLEQRGLLHARIDVGDRPVHCFVVHLGLFAGSRTRQVLALTERIRRMVPDGEPILIAGDFNDWNDRLAPLFVQQLGLYEVFSHAPRSHGGELPRLRDSVKRLSNALRGLPNGGLSVMERTNQLGMGGSARMLQPPPRTFPAVFPWFRLDRIYQRGFAVRSARVLRGREWARLSDHSPLLAELELP; encoded by the coding sequence ATGTCGCTCATCCGTGTCGTCAGCTACAACATTCACAAGGGCCGTTCGGCATCGGGTCGGCTCGACTCCCTGAATGAGCTTCGCTTGGGCCTTTATGGCCTGCGCCCGGATCTTGTCTTCCTGCAGGAAGTCCAGGGTCGCAACGAGCAACGATCTCTGCTCCACGCGCAACACGAATCGCTTGCCGCCGCCTTGCGGCTGGACGTGGCTTACGGCCGCAATGCCATTCGCCACGCCACGGACCATGGCAACGCGCTGCTGTCGCGCTTTCCCATTCTTGATCACGAAAACCTCGACATCTCCGACCACCGCCTGGAGCAACGCGGCCTGCTGCATGCGCGCATCGACGTGGGCGACCGCCCGGTGCATTGCTTTGTGGTGCATCTGGGCCTGTTTGCGGGCAGCCGCACGCGCCAGGTGCTGGCGTTGACCGAGCGTATCCGGCGCATGGTGCCTGACGGCGAGCCCATTCTGATCGCGGGAGATTTCAACGATTGGAATGATCGCCTGGCGCCGCTGTTCGTCCAGCAGTTGGGGCTGTATGAAGTGTTTTCCCATGCGCCGCGCAGCCATGGCGGTGAATTGCCGCGCTTGCGCGATTCGGTCAAACGGCTGAGCAACGCGCTGCGCGGCTTGCCCAACGGTGGCCTGTCCGTGATGGAACGCACCAACCAGCTGGGCATGGGTGGCAGCGCGCGCATGCTGCAGCCGCCGCCCCGCACCTTTCCCGCCGTGTTTCCGTGGTTTCGCCTGGACCGCATCTACCAGCGCGGGTTTGCCGTGCGCAGCGCGCGTGTGCTGCGGGGCCGGGAGTGGGCGCGGCTGTCGGATCATTCTCCCTTGCTGGCGGAGCTGGAACTTCCGTGA